A single region of the Brachypodium distachyon strain Bd21 chromosome 3, Brachypodium_distachyon_v3.0, whole genome shotgun sequence genome encodes:
- the LOC100825944 gene encoding bax inhibitor 1 — protein MDGFFSTASSAAYGGNSGGWGYDSLKNFREISPAVQSHLKLVYLTLCFALASSAVGAYLHIALNIGGMLTMLGCVGTIAWLFSVPVYEERKRFGLLMGAALLEGASVGPLIELTLDFDPSILVTGFVGTAIAFGCFSCAAIVARRREYLYLGGLLSSGLSIMLWLQFATSIFGHSTGSFMFEVYFGLLIFLGYMVYDTQEIIERAHRGDMDYIKHALTLFTDFVAVLVRILVIMLKNAGDKSDDKKKKKRRS, from the exons atggacgGCTTCTTCTCGAccgcctcgtcggcggcgtACGGCGGCAACAGCGGCGGGTGGGGCTACGACTCCCTGAAGAACTTCCGCGAGATCTCCCCCGCCGTCCAGTCCCACCTCAAGCTC GTTTACCTGACCCTATGTTTTGCCCTGGCCTCGTCGGCGGTAGGAGCTTACCTGCACATCGCCCTGAACATCGGAGGGATGCTGACAATGCTCGGGTGCGTCGGAACGATCGCCTGGTTGTTTTCGGTGCCAGTCTATGAGGAG AGGAAGAGGTTTGGGCTGCTGATGGGTGCTGCTCTCCTGGAAGGAGCTTCGGTTGGACCTCTGATCGAGCTGACTTTAGACTTTGACCCAAG CATCCTTGTGACAGGGTTCGTTGGAACTGCCATTGCTTTTGGGTGCTTCTCCTGTGCCGCGATCGTTGCCAGGCGCAGAGAGTACCTGTACCTAGGTGGTCTGCTCTCTTCCGGCCTGTCGATCATGCTCTGGCTGCAGTTTGCCACGTCCATCTTTGGCCACTCCACTGGCAGCTTCATGTTTGAG GTTTACTTTGGCCTGTTGATCTTCCTGGGGTACATGGTGTACGACACGCAGGAGATCATCGAGAGGGCGCACCGTGGCGACATGGACTACATCAAGCACGCGCTCACCCTCTTCACTGACTTTGTTGCCGTCCTTGTCCGCATCCTCGTCATCATG CTCAAGAACGCAGGTGACAAGTCTGacgacaagaagaagaagaagaggaggtccTGA
- the LOC100828499 gene encoding cyclin-P4-1 has protein sequence MPPPHATNSGRAGGRKPMERPPWRAAATTTTSSSKQPKRGGSASRSPSPAPKVVAVLAGLLERAAERGDSDAEGEGEREAAGLFRGERKPEIGVRRYAERIYRYAGCSPACFVVAYAYLDRLAAAEDEEAALRVDSYSVHRLLITSVLVAAKFMDDIHYNNAYFARVGGVELREMNGLELEFLFALRFRLNVTPDDFASYCAALESHIAPSASAGRRRPLIASPDDAEEEQEGPGSAAAAAAVPTTSFAAARQRAVGLMIAQ, from the exons ATGCCCCCACCCCACGCAACCAAcagcgggcgggcgggcgggcggaaGCCAATGGAGAGGCCCCCATGGAGAGCAGCagccacgacgacgacgagcagcagcaagcagccTAAGCGCGGCGGCTCGGCCTCCCGCtctccgtcgccggcgccgaagGTGGTGGCGGTCCTGGCGGGGCTCCtggagcgcgcggcggagcgcggcgactctgacgccgagggggagggggagagggaggcggcggggctgtTCAGGGgggagaggaagccggagaTCGGCGTGCGGCGGTACGCGGAGCGGATCTACCGGTACGCCGGCTGCAGCCCCGCCTGCTTCGTCGTCGCCTACGCCTACCTcgaccgcctcgccgccgccgaggacgaagaGGCGGCGCTGAGGGTGGACTCGTACAGCGTGCACCGCCTCCTCATCACCagcgtcctcgtcgccgccaagTTCATGGACGACAT ACACTACAACAACGCCTACTTCGCGCGGGTGGGCGGGGTGGAGCTGCGGGAGATGaacgggctggagctggagttCCTCTTCGCCCTGCGCTTCCGCCTCAACGTCACCCCCGACGACTTCGCCTCCTACTGCGCCGCCCTCGAGTCCCACATCgccccctccgcctccgccggccgccgccggccattgATTGCCTCGCCGGACGACGCAGAGGAAGAACAAGAGGGGCCAGGttcagccgcagccgcagccgcagtgCCGACGACGAGCTTCGCGGCCGCTCGGCAGAGGGCGGTCGGGTTGATGATCGCCCAATGA